Sequence from the Microbacterium sp. 1.5R genome:
GCTGCTCATCACGTTCGACGAGCACGGCGGATGCTACGACCACGTGCCTCCGCCCGCGGCGACGAAGCCCACGAAAGACACCGGGGCGGGTGAGATGGGCTTCACGTTCGATCGACTCGGATGCCGAGTGCCCGCGATCGCCGTGTCGGCCTATACGAAGCGCGGCACGATCGTCAACGACGAGATGCACCACGGATCCGTCACGGCCACCCTCTCGCGGCTGCACGGATTGAAGCCGCTCAACGACCGCGACCAGTCGGCGAACACACTGTTCACCGCTGTGAACCTCGACGCACCCCGGCATCCGGCCGACTGGCCCGTGACCACGCCCGCCTACACGCCGCCGAATCCCGAGCAGCGCGAGCCGAAGCCCGGTGAGGCCGACCAGATGAAGCCGCTCACCCCACCCGCCCGCGGCCTGCTCGGGCTGCTCCTCGCCAAGTACGGCAAGCCGGGTGAGCCGGAGCCCGAGACGTTCGCCGACGCCTATCGCCTGCTGCACGAGCACGGCGACGAGCTGTTCGGGCCCGCGAAGGGTTCCTGATCTCGGGGGGTGGATGCGGCCGCCGGCATCGCGCCGACAAGCACTGCGACGAGGACGATGGCTCCGGCCAGGAATCCGCTCTTGGGCGCTCGCATGCGGCCAGGCTATCGATATATCGGCTCGCCGATCGAGGAAGAAGAAGGGCGGATGCAGTTCGCATCCGCCCCTTCAACCGCAGTTGCGGTCGATCGTCAGACCGGATCTCCCTGCACGGGACCCTCGGTGTTCGGCTTCCAGCCGAGCGCCGGGGCGACATGGGTCGCGAACGCCTCGAGCACGTGGAGGTTGTATGCCGGCCCCAGCTGGTTCGGGATCGTCAGCAACAGAGTGTCTGCCGACATGACGGCCTCGTCAGCCAAGAGCTGCTGGATCAGCACGTCGGGCTCGGCCGCATACGTCTTGCCGAACGTCGAGCGGAAGCCGTCGATGATGCCGATCTGGTCGGCGTTCTCCTCGCTGCGCAGACCGAAGTACGCCCTGTCCATGTCCGAGACGAGCGGGAACACGCTGCGGCTCACCGAGACGCGCGGTGCTCCGGTGTGTCCTGCCTCCTTGTAGGCGGAACGGAACAGGTCGATCTGCTCGCGCTGCAGCTGATGGAACGGCACGCCGGTCGCCTCGGTGAGAAGGGTCGAACTCATCATGTTGAGACCCTTGCGGCCGGTCTCCTCCGCGGTGGCGCGGGAACCCGAGCCCCACCAGATGTGGTCGCGCAGAGTCGGTGACTGGGGCTCGATCGCGAGGTACCGACCGGCTCCCACCATGCGGGGGTCGCCGGGGGCGAGACCCTCGCCGTCGATCGCACGGAGAAAGAGGTCGAACTTCTCGCGAGCGATGACACTGCCCCGCTCGGGGTCCTCCTCGTCGTGGAACCCGAAGGTCTCGTAGCCGCGCAGCGCCGTCTCGGGTGACCCGCGACTCACGCCCAGCGCGATGCGTCCGTCGGCGATCAGGTCGAGGGCGGCCGCCTCTTCTGCGAACTGGAACGGGTTCTCGTACCGCATGTCGATCACGCCGGTGCCGACCTCGATGCGCTTCGTGCGTGCGGCCATGGCCGACAGCAGCGGCATGGGCGACGCGGCCTGGCGCGCCCAGTGATGCACGCGCACAGAGGCGCCGTTCACGCCGATCTCGTCGGCACCCTCCGCGATCTCGATGGTCTGCTTCAGCATGTCCCCCGCGGTGCGGGTCGCCGAACCGGGCACGTCTGCATAGTGCCCGAAGGAGAGGAATCCGAAAGCCTTCATGGTGTATTCGAACGCATATATGCGAGCGGGTATTCCTGCATCACTCCCCCGGGATCAGCAGACCGTCGAGCACGAGCTGGCGGATGCGGGGCTCGAGGTCGGCCCACAGGTCGACGAGCGGCACCTCGAACAGGTCGGCCAGAGCTGCGACGATCTGCATCACCGTGAGCTCGCCGTCGCAGGCCCCGACGAGAGCGGCGAGCGCCGGGTCGACCGCGATGGTCCGTGCGAAGCCACCGCCCTGACGCAGTTCGATGATGCTCGGATCGTCGTTGCCCGGAAGCAGATGTCGTGCCTCGGTGACATCCGGAGCGACGATCAGCGTCGTAGGCAGTCCTTCTGCGAGCACGTCGTGCGCCGCGAGACCCGAACGCAGCGCCCCGCCTACGTTCGAGACGGGCTGTGCGACGCGCTCGAGACGACGCAGGGGCGCTCCGTCGCCTGCCGGCCGCCGCACCAGGATGTAGCCGAATCCGACGGCGGTGACGCCACGCGCGGCGAAGTCATCGAGCCATGCGGTGAGCAGCGGGGTGAACGCGGCATCGCGGGGCGTCGTGCCTCCGTCGCGGATCCATAGCTCTGCGTAGCCCAGCGGCGACAGCTCTTCGCGCTGGATGACCCACAGATCGAGGTCGCCAGGAACCCACGACGAGAGGCGATCGAGACCCGCGCGTCCACTCAGCGATACCTGGCCACCGCGCGACTCCCAGTTGCCGAGCAGCTGTGCCACGCCTCCCGGGGTCAGGAAAGACGGAACCGCACGGAGGAACTGCTCGACGAGCGCGTCACCGACGAGTCCCCCGTCGCGATACTCGTACTCGGGGACCCCTTCCGCGCGCGGGGTGATCACGAAGGGCGGGTTCGACACGATCAGGTCGAACGCCTCTCCCCCGACCGGCTCGAACATGCTGCCCGATCGGAACTCGATGTTCGAGACGCCGTTCAGCTGGGCGTTCAACTCGGCATAGGCGAGCGCTCGCGCCGAGATGTCCGTGGCGACGACGGATCCTGCGTGACGAGCGACGAGCAGTGCCTGGATGCCGCATCCGGTGCCGAGATCGAGGGCACGGTCGACCTCGATCGGCATGATGACCTCGGCCAGCGTGCGGGAGGCGCCGCCGACTCCGAGCACGTGATCCGCGGGCAGCGCGCCGTCGAGCGCCACCTCGTCGAGATCGCTGGCGATCCACCATTCGCCGATCCCCTCGGCGTCGACGAACGACTGGGGACGCAGCAGCGCAGTGGGGATCACCTCGTCGCCCTCGATCCTCGCGAGGCCGAGGGCCACGAGGCCGTCCGCTCCGAGTCTCGGGAGAGCCGTCGTCACCGCGGCGATCGGCTGCGGCATCCCGAGCACCAACAGCCTGCCGAGAGTCGCGAGCACACCGTCGTCACCGGCGATCGCGCGCAGGATCGGCTCGCGCATGCCTCTGGCCAGCGCGTCGTCCTCCTCCTCGCCCCACAGGCGACGGAGCGGCTCCGAGCGGAGATCCGCGGCGTCGAGATCTGCGGCGA
This genomic interval carries:
- a CDS encoding DUF7059 domain-containing protein — encoded protein: MRTLKTRRVTAVSDTLAPTPDPLRSTALAADLDAADLRSEPLRRLWGEEEDDALARGMREPILRAIAGDDGVLATLGRLLVLGMPQPIAAVTTALPRLGADGLVALGLARIEGDEVIPTALLRPQSFVDAEGIGEWWIASDLDEVALDGALPADHVLGVGGASRTLAEVIMPIEVDRALDLGTGCGIQALLVARHAGSVVATDISARALAYAELNAQLNGVSNIEFRSGSMFEPVGGEAFDLIVSNPPFVITPRAEGVPEYEYRDGGLVGDALVEQFLRAVPSFLTPGGVAQLLGNWESRGGQVSLSGRAGLDRLSSWVPGDLDLWVIQREELSPLGYAELWIRDGGTTPRDAAFTPLLTAWLDDFAARGVTAVGFGYILVRRPAGDGAPLRRLERVAQPVSNVGGALRSGLAAHDVLAEGLPTTLIVAPDVTEARHLLPGNDDPSIIELRQGGGFARTIAVDPALAALVGACDGELTVMQIVAALADLFEVPLVDLWADLEPRIRQLVLDGLLIPGE
- a CDS encoding LLM class flavin-dependent oxidoreductase encodes the protein MKAFGFLSFGHYADVPGSATRTAGDMLKQTIEIAEGADEIGVNGASVRVHHWARQAASPMPLLSAMAARTKRIEVGTGVIDMRYENPFQFAEEAAALDLIADGRIALGVSRGSPETALRGYETFGFHDEEDPERGSVIAREKFDLFLRAIDGEGLAPGDPRMVGAGRYLAIEPQSPTLRDHIWWGSGSRATAEETGRKGLNMMSSTLLTEATGVPFHQLQREQIDLFRSAYKEAGHTGAPRVSVSRSVFPLVSDMDRAYFGLRSEENADQIGIIDGFRSTFGKTYAAEPDVLIQQLLADEAVMSADTLLLTIPNQLGPAYNLHVLEAFATHVAPALGWKPNTEGPVQGDPV